Proteins found in one Promicromonospora sukumoe genomic segment:
- a CDS encoding FadR/GntR family transcriptional regulator, with product MNSTPAAGAAVPRPQRHRPPLAAAVVKSLVTAIVVGDYAPGSALPPAGVLCEQYEVSRTVIREATTTLAEKGLVATRQGWGTVVLDQEQWSLLDPMVLDALFQREDRLVYLDNLVEVRATLECAMAARAAGRLDAPQRAALTAKAEELAGLMDDPTAYAAADVEFHELIHRASQDAFGRAIVSNIQGKALHTPQYSGHPTREDIELTHEQHTHILDALLKGDAEAASSAMHEHITGSWARRRPTT from the coding sequence ATGAACTCGACACCCGCGGCCGGCGCAGCCGTCCCCCGCCCCCAACGGCACCGGCCCCCGCTCGCCGCGGCTGTCGTCAAGAGCCTGGTCACCGCGATCGTCGTCGGCGACTACGCGCCCGGTTCCGCCCTGCCGCCGGCCGGCGTGCTGTGCGAGCAGTACGAGGTGAGCCGCACGGTGATCCGCGAGGCGACGACGACGCTGGCCGAGAAGGGCCTCGTCGCGACCCGCCAGGGCTGGGGCACCGTGGTGCTCGACCAGGAGCAGTGGAGCCTGCTGGACCCGATGGTGCTCGACGCCCTCTTCCAGCGCGAGGACCGGCTGGTCTACCTCGACAACCTGGTCGAGGTCCGGGCCACGCTGGAGTGCGCCATGGCGGCGCGCGCCGCCGGCCGGCTCGACGCCCCGCAGCGCGCGGCCCTGACGGCCAAGGCCGAGGAGCTCGCCGGGCTGATGGACGACCCGACCGCCTACGCCGCGGCCGACGTCGAGTTCCACGAGCTGATCCACCGCGCCTCGCAGGACGCGTTCGGCCGGGCGATCGTGTCGAACATCCAGGGCAAGGCCCTGCACACGCCGCAGTACAGCGGGCACCCGACGCGCGAGGACATCGAGCTGACGCACGAGCAGCACACGCACATCCTGGACGCGCTGCTCAAGGGCGACGCAGAGGCGGCGTCGTCGGCGATGCACGAGCACATCACGGGCAGCTGGGCCCGCCGCCGCCCCACCACCTAA
- a CDS encoding mandelate racemase/muconate lactonizing enzyme family protein: protein MRITGYRSLTTVHRWGRPVGDVNGVVESGVTEVPIVLVETDGGLTGVGLGAHADIARVFPALDGQDPRAVTALYDRMLAFVFKSGHNGGTFGTIGALDMALWDLKAKMAGEPLWQTLGAADRFVPGYASGLEYGLDDDELVGLYEQWAERGYTGAKVKGGLDLNRDVKRLAAVREVLRVNSDQPAIMYDVNESWGRHQAVRLARRVEEQVDLTWIEEPVRRWDVAGHRAVVSGVQAAVATGENLTGLEQYRQLLDSDAVSVVQTGSVWGITHFLRVSVLALGRDLPVSPVAYDTNPVAHAAAAVPNHLVTEVQDLQAPVGLTVDQEIIDGGILLGRSPGLGLEVDEALIAAQRESGAWSAPAGPHVRPADAGLRLAPRRP, encoded by the coding sequence ATGCGAATCACCGGGTACCGGAGCCTGACCACGGTCCATCGCTGGGGCCGCCCCGTGGGCGACGTCAACGGCGTGGTGGAGAGCGGCGTGACCGAGGTGCCGATCGTGCTGGTCGAGACCGACGGCGGGCTGACCGGCGTCGGTCTCGGTGCCCACGCCGACATCGCCCGGGTGTTCCCCGCCCTGGACGGGCAGGACCCGCGGGCCGTCACCGCGCTGTACGACCGGATGCTCGCGTTCGTGTTCAAGTCCGGGCACAACGGCGGCACCTTCGGCACCATCGGCGCCCTCGACATGGCCCTGTGGGACCTCAAGGCGAAGATGGCGGGCGAGCCGCTGTGGCAGACCCTCGGCGCCGCCGACCGGTTCGTCCCCGGCTACGCCTCCGGCCTGGAGTACGGGCTCGACGACGACGAGCTGGTCGGCCTCTACGAGCAGTGGGCCGAGCGCGGCTACACCGGGGCCAAGGTCAAGGGCGGCCTGGACCTGAACCGCGACGTGAAGCGCCTGGCAGCCGTGCGCGAGGTGCTGCGCGTCAACAGCGACCAGCCCGCGATCATGTACGACGTGAACGAGTCCTGGGGGCGGCACCAGGCGGTCCGCCTCGCGCGCCGGGTCGAGGAGCAGGTGGACCTCACCTGGATCGAGGAGCCCGTGCGGCGCTGGGACGTCGCGGGGCACCGCGCCGTCGTCTCCGGCGTGCAGGCCGCGGTGGCGACCGGCGAGAACCTGACCGGCCTGGAGCAGTACCGCCAGCTCCTCGACTCCGACGCCGTGAGCGTGGTGCAGACCGGGAGCGTCTGGGGCATCACGCACTTCCTGCGGGTCTCCGTGCTGGCGCTCGGCCGCGACCTGCCGGTGAGCCCCGTCGCGTACGACACCAACCCCGTGGCGCACGCGGCCGCCGCCGTGCCCAACCACCTTGTCACCGAGGTACAGGACCTCCAGGCCCCGGTGGGTCTCACGGTCGACCAGGAGATCATCGACGGCGGGATACTTCTCGGCAGGTCGCCCGGTCTGGGCCTCGAGGTGGACGAGGCGCTCATCGCCGCGCAGCGCGAATCGGGGGCATGGTCGGCCCCGGCCGGGCCGCACGTCCGCCCCGCCGACGCCGGCCTGCGGCTCGCCCCGCGCCGGCCGTGA
- a CDS encoding hydroxyacid dehydrogenase — translation MTQRPRAVLAFGPPSLVGRIFSPEALGRITAVLDVDVAHVVTGTDSGLVSSTASTARRALADAEVLLAGWGAPRITVDDAPNLRAVLYAGGVAATCLDDPAAHAARGVVAANAGAVNAVPVAEYTLATILLANKRAWAAEREFRAARRPPDREHEPANLGNYRRTVGIVGASQVGRRVIELLRPFDLDVVVWSPELDDESAEALGARYGTLDEVAAQSDVLSLHQPAIPETDGQIDARVLALLPDGATVINTARGSVVDEGALVAELRTGRIGAVLDVTEPEPPAPDSELWDLPNVVLTPHIAGSAGGELHRIGDLVAAEAERYAAGLPFAHPDDLGAPHA, via the coding sequence ATGACCCAGCGCCCTCGCGCGGTCCTCGCGTTCGGACCGCCGTCCCTCGTGGGCCGGATCTTCAGCCCCGAGGCCCTCGGCCGGATCACCGCGGTGCTCGACGTCGACGTCGCCCACGTGGTCACCGGCACGGATTCCGGCCTTGTTTCCAGCACGGCCAGCACAGCTCGCCGAGCCCTGGCCGACGCCGAGGTCCTCCTCGCGGGCTGGGGCGCGCCCCGGATCACGGTCGACGACGCCCCGAACCTGCGCGCCGTGCTCTACGCCGGGGGCGTGGCCGCCACGTGCCTCGACGACCCCGCGGCGCACGCCGCCCGCGGGGTGGTCGCCGCGAACGCGGGCGCCGTCAACGCCGTGCCCGTCGCCGAGTACACGCTCGCCACGATCCTGCTGGCGAACAAGCGGGCGTGGGCCGCCGAGCGGGAGTTCCGCGCGGCCCGGCGTCCGCCCGACCGGGAGCACGAGCCGGCGAACCTCGGCAACTACCGCCGCACCGTCGGCATCGTGGGCGCCTCGCAGGTGGGCCGCCGCGTCATCGAGCTGCTGCGCCCGTTCGACCTCGACGTCGTCGTCTGGAGCCCCGAGCTCGACGACGAGAGCGCGGAAGCGCTCGGCGCGAGGTACGGCACCCTGGACGAGGTCGCCGCGCAGAGCGACGTGCTCTCCCTGCACCAGCCGGCGATCCCCGAGACGGACGGCCAGATCGACGCGCGGGTCCTGGCCCTGCTGCCCGACGGCGCGACCGTGATCAACACCGCGCGCGGCTCCGTCGTCGACGAGGGGGCGCTGGTCGCGGAGCTGCGCACCGGCCGGATCGGCGCCGTGCTCGACGTGACCGAACCGGAGCCGCCGGCCCCGGACAGCGAGCTGTGGGACCTGCCGAACGTGGTGCTCACTCCGCACATCGCGGGGTCGGCGGGCGGCGAGCTGCACCGCATCGGCGACCTGGTGGCGGCGGAGGCCGAGCGGTACGCCGCCGGACTGCCCTTCGCCCACCCCGACGATCTGGGAGCACCCCATGCCTGA
- a CDS encoding aldo/keto reductase — translation MPEPIMREHPLRTGTRLTELGLGAAQLGNLYRETTDQEARAAVDAAWDAGVRYFDTAPHYGLGLSERRLGAALAGRPRDEFVVSTKVGRALVPTPERAHLPDDDGFAVPAAHRREWDFSRDGVLRSLEGSLDRLGLDRVDVVYLHDPDAHWEQASTSGVGALVELRDQGVVSAIGAGMNQSAMLARFVRETDVDVVMCAGRFTLVDAAAVADLLPAAVERGVSVVAAAVYNSGLLANPRPRPGARFDYAEAPGDLVARVHRIADVAEPYGVTVPDLAARFALRHPAVASVVMGMRTAAHVTTSAERIARDVPEELWAELDRLGLVPAEGLAPHEPPTGRSTS, via the coding sequence ATGCCTGAGCCGATCATGCGTGAGCACCCCCTGCGCACCGGCACGCGCCTGACCGAGCTCGGTCTCGGCGCCGCCCAGCTCGGCAACCTCTACCGCGAGACCACCGACCAGGAGGCGCGCGCCGCCGTCGACGCCGCCTGGGACGCCGGCGTCCGGTACTTCGACACCGCGCCGCACTACGGCCTCGGCCTGTCCGAGCGCCGCCTCGGCGCCGCGCTCGCCGGCCGCCCGCGCGACGAGTTCGTGGTCTCCACGAAGGTGGGCCGCGCGCTCGTACCGACGCCGGAGCGCGCGCACCTGCCCGACGACGACGGCTTCGCCGTGCCCGCCGCGCACCGCCGCGAGTGGGACTTCTCGCGCGACGGCGTGCTCCGGTCCCTGGAGGGCAGCCTCGACCGGCTCGGGCTGGACCGGGTCGACGTCGTCTACCTGCACGACCCCGACGCGCACTGGGAGCAGGCCTCCACGAGCGGCGTCGGCGCGCTCGTCGAGCTGCGCGACCAGGGCGTGGTCTCAGCCATCGGCGCCGGGATGAACCAGTCGGCGATGCTCGCGCGGTTCGTCCGCGAGACCGACGTCGACGTGGTGATGTGCGCCGGGCGGTTCACGCTCGTGGACGCCGCGGCCGTCGCGGACCTGCTGCCCGCCGCCGTCGAGCGCGGGGTGTCCGTGGTCGCGGCCGCCGTCTACAACTCGGGGCTGCTCGCGAACCCGCGCCCGCGGCCCGGCGCCCGGTTCGACTACGCGGAGGCGCCCGGCGACCTGGTCGCCCGGGTGCACCGCATCGCCGACGTCGCCGAGCCCTACGGGGTGACCGTCCCGGACCTCGCGGCCCGGTTCGCGCTGCGGCACCCTGCCGTCGCGTCCGTCGTCATGGGCATGCGGACGGCAGCGCACGTCACGACGTCGGCTGAGCGGATCGCGCGCGACGTGCCCGAGGAGCTCTGGGCCGAGCTGGACCGGCTCGGCCTGGTACCGGCCGAGGGCCTCGCGCCGCACGAACCACCCACAGGACGGAGCACGTCATGA
- a CDS encoding ABC transporter substrate-binding protein: MSTTFLRRARGAVVLGMAPVLALAACGSEGGSGDAAGDGSVRMLVNITDNLTQAKWEELVKPFEDESGIDVKIEGPSGQSVAESFPALLAAGTAPDVIESIVPGPDTAPEVLDLTEYEWASGTPMADLYSTDGTINVVGVGMQAQSLMYYNADLFAEAGITEPPTTWDELDDALAALAANDVATPIAFASDWATGVQVQEIWHPQQNVSTPGWQQSVADGSSTLGDQFQPVFEHVADWIEAGYTTADDVATDSGTQEANFIAGDVGVYPMGSWFSTTLAASPPDFEVGVFAPPVDDAADVPGPMGATLAFPYMVWKGTANPDGATALVEYLTTDDAAIAAQAEMDSFSREGLEPSSNEYAGMVQELSDAAPSYVVPGNQTVGDYALPVAGFNPKFTELVQGLWQGRPPADVAADLTAWYEAEKLG; this comes from the coding sequence ATGTCAACTACGTTCCTGCGCCGAGCGCGCGGTGCCGTGGTGCTCGGCATGGCCCCGGTCCTCGCGCTCGCGGCCTGCGGCTCGGAGGGCGGCAGCGGCGACGCGGCCGGCGACGGCTCCGTGCGCATGCTCGTGAACATCACCGACAACCTCACCCAGGCCAAGTGGGAGGAGCTCGTCAAGCCGTTCGAGGACGAGAGCGGGATCGACGTCAAGATCGAGGGGCCCAGCGGCCAGTCGGTCGCCGAGTCCTTCCCGGCGCTCCTCGCGGCGGGCACGGCCCCCGACGTCATCGAGTCCATCGTGCCGGGGCCCGACACCGCCCCCGAGGTGCTCGACCTCACGGAGTACGAGTGGGCCTCCGGCACCCCGATGGCCGACCTGTACTCGACGGACGGCACGATCAACGTCGTCGGCGTCGGGATGCAGGCGCAGTCGCTGATGTACTACAACGCGGACCTCTTCGCGGAGGCGGGCATCACCGAGCCGCCGACCACCTGGGACGAGCTCGACGACGCGCTCGCCGCCCTCGCCGCCAACGACGTGGCGACCCCCATCGCGTTCGCCTCGGACTGGGCCACCGGCGTCCAGGTCCAGGAGATCTGGCACCCCCAGCAGAACGTCTCCACCCCGGGCTGGCAGCAGAGCGTCGCGGACGGTTCGTCGACCCTCGGCGACCAGTTCCAGCCGGTGTTCGAGCACGTCGCCGACTGGATCGAGGCCGGGTACACGACCGCCGACGACGTGGCGACCGACAGCGGCACGCAGGAGGCCAACTTCATCGCGGGCGACGTGGGCGTCTACCCCATGGGCTCGTGGTTCAGCACCACGCTCGCCGCATCCCCGCCGGACTTCGAGGTGGGCGTCTTCGCCCCGCCGGTCGACGACGCCGCCGACGTCCCCGGGCCGATGGGCGCCACCCTGGCCTTCCCGTACATGGTGTGGAAGGGCACGGCGAACCCGGACGGCGCCACCGCGCTGGTCGAGTACCTGACCACGGACGACGCCGCCATCGCCGCCCAGGCGGAGATGGACAGCTTCAGCCGCGAGGGCCTGGAGCCCAGCAGCAACGAGTACGCGGGGATGGTGCAGGAGCTGTCCGACGCCGCGCCGTCGTACGTGGTGCCCGGCAACCAGACCGTCGGCGACTACGCGCTGCCGGTGGCCGGCTTCAACCCGAAGTTCACCGAGCTCGTCCAGGGTCTGTGGCAGGGCCGCCCGCCGGCCGACGTCGCCGCCGACCTGACGGCCTGGTACGAGGCGGAGAAGCTCGGCTGA
- a CDS encoding carbohydrate ABC transporter permease, which translates to MARTTTTRRGLVSGLANGLMTLPAAAVYTGLTVVPVGYAVYYSFTQYNGIPSQAPTWVGWDNYVRIVTDPIGDLRPAAWVTLVIAVVGAFLVNGAALGLALLLRRTTPFNTFARAVMFYPHVLSALIVGFLWQAILGPQGAVNNLLENAGRSSWPFLSDPDWALVTLVGVIVWAQFGVQLVLYLAGLQAVSPELQEAARLDGANGPQVFRHVTWPALAPTVTVTIVTSILSLLKVYDVVLGLTNGGPGDATQTWAYEILAVSFANNKVGLACAQAVLLVVVAGILSFTIIALRRRAEEGAEAVG; encoded by the coding sequence ATGGCACGCACCACGACCACCCGGCGAGGGCTCGTCTCCGGTCTCGCGAACGGGCTGATGACGCTGCCGGCGGCCGCCGTCTACACCGGGCTGACGGTGGTGCCGGTGGGATACGCCGTCTACTACTCCTTCACGCAGTACAACGGCATCCCGAGCCAGGCCCCCACCTGGGTGGGCTGGGACAACTACGTGCGGATCGTCACCGACCCGATCGGCGACCTGCGGCCGGCGGCCTGGGTCACGCTCGTGATCGCCGTGGTCGGCGCCTTCCTCGTGAACGGCGCCGCCCTCGGCCTCGCGCTCCTGCTGCGCCGCACGACGCCGTTCAACACGTTCGCGCGGGCCGTCATGTTCTACCCGCACGTGCTCTCGGCCCTGATCGTGGGGTTCCTCTGGCAGGCGATCCTGGGGCCGCAGGGCGCGGTGAACAACCTGCTGGAGAACGCCGGGCGGTCCTCCTGGCCGTTCCTGTCCGACCCGGACTGGGCGCTGGTGACCCTCGTCGGGGTGATCGTCTGGGCCCAGTTCGGCGTGCAGCTCGTGCTCTACCTGGCGGGCCTGCAGGCGGTGTCCCCGGAGCTCCAGGAGGCCGCGCGGCTCGACGGCGCGAACGGCCCCCAGGTGTTCCGGCACGTGACCTGGCCGGCGCTGGCGCCGACCGTGACGGTCACGATCGTCACGTCGATCCTGTCGCTGCTCAAGGTCTACGACGTGGTGCTGGGCCTGACCAACGGCGGGCCCGGCGACGCCACGCAGACCTGGGCGTACGAGATCCTCGCGGTCTCCTTCGCCAACAACAAGGTGGGGCTCGCGTGCGCGCAGGCCGTCCTGCTGGTCGTCGTGGCCGGAATCCTGTCTTTCACGATCATCGCGCTCCGCAGGCGGGCCGAAGAAGGAGCGGAGGCCGTCGGATGA
- a CDS encoding carbohydrate ABC transporter permease yields the protein MTRTSPISRAVRVTVVAVLSAAMLVPMYIMVVNAFKPQQEILLSPLGLDLATATTDHIAAAWQNTSFPVVEGYAVTLFLVVACNVVAIGASVPAAYTIARTPTPLFRFVLFFFVAGMFVPAQIILVPAIFVLKALGLMGTLPGLVLFMSSTMIPFTLFIFSGYIRMLPRSLDEAASIDGAGRQRILWTIVFPLMRPIVATAFILNALSAWNDFVSPQLILGPGSQFRTITTGVYAAVSTYTTNYEIVFPTLLLAVVPILLIFVLMQRHIMGGLSAGAVKG from the coding sequence ATGACGCGCACCAGCCCGATCAGCAGGGCGGTCCGCGTGACCGTCGTGGCCGTGCTCTCGGCCGCCATGCTCGTGCCGATGTACATCATGGTGGTCAACGCCTTCAAGCCGCAGCAGGAGATCCTGCTGTCCCCGCTCGGCCTCGACCTGGCGACGGCGACCACCGACCACATCGCGGCCGCGTGGCAGAACACCAGCTTCCCGGTGGTCGAGGGCTACGCCGTCACGCTGTTCCTGGTGGTGGCGTGCAACGTGGTGGCGATCGGGGCGTCCGTACCGGCCGCGTACACGATCGCCCGCACGCCCACGCCGCTGTTCCGGTTCGTGCTGTTCTTCTTCGTCGCGGGGATGTTCGTGCCCGCCCAGATCATCCTGGTCCCGGCGATCTTCGTGCTCAAGGCGCTCGGCCTGATGGGCACCCTGCCGGGCCTGGTGCTGTTCATGTCGTCCACGATGATCCCGTTCACGCTGTTCATCTTCAGCGGGTACATCCGGATGCTGCCCCGCTCGCTCGACGAGGCCGCCTCGATCGACGGCGCGGGCCGGCAGCGCATCCTGTGGACCATCGTGTTTCCGCTCATGCGGCCGATCGTCGCCACCGCGTTCATCCTCAACGCGCTCAGCGCGTGGAACGACTTCGTGAGCCCGCAGCTCATCCTCGGCCCCGGATCGCAGTTCCGGACGATCACCACCGGCGTGTACGCCGCGGTGTCCACCTACACGACCAACTACGAGATCGTCTTTCCCACCCTGCTGCTCGCCGTCGTGCCGATCCTGCTGATCTTCGTGCTCATGCAGCGGCACATCATGGGCGGCCTCTCGGCGGGGGCCGTCAAGGGCTGA
- the deoC gene encoding deoxyribose-phosphate aldolase, giving the protein MTVDFTDSKQVAQAIQYTNVNPDLTRAGLVKHVETCVEYGFDAAMIAPYWVSLAKDVLAGTGVRVASTLNFPMANDTLSMRLAALRALVAEGVDEFDFPPHPGLLLGGDEDLYAQDITEIVTVAHAEGVKVKAMLEFGFLETDELKVKATRIAYEAGVDWVKQSSGWGKGGLAATEHDVRLLAENIEAPCRVKVSGKVNSLEKMRSLFDAGAELVGTSSGPAIVDGLVGDPDAY; this is encoded by the coding sequence ATGACCGTCGACTTCACCGACTCCAAGCAGGTCGCCCAGGCGATCCAGTACACGAACGTCAACCCGGACCTGACGCGGGCGGGCCTCGTGAAGCACGTCGAGACCTGCGTCGAGTACGGCTTCGACGCCGCGATGATCGCGCCCTACTGGGTCTCGCTCGCCAAGGACGTGCTGGCCGGCACGGGCGTGCGCGTCGCCTCGACGCTCAACTTCCCGATGGCGAACGACACCCTGTCGATGCGGCTGGCGGCGCTGCGCGCCCTGGTGGCCGAGGGCGTGGACGAGTTCGACTTCCCGCCGCACCCCGGGCTGCTGCTCGGCGGCGACGAGGACCTGTACGCCCAGGACATCACCGAGATCGTGACCGTCGCGCACGCCGAGGGCGTCAAGGTCAAGGCGATGCTGGAGTTCGGCTTCCTGGAGACGGACGAGCTCAAGGTGAAGGCCACGCGGATCGCCTACGAGGCGGGCGTCGACTGGGTCAAGCAGTCCTCGGGCTGGGGCAAGGGCGGCCTGGCGGCCACCGAGCACGACGTGCGCCTGCTCGCCGAGAACATCGAGGCGCCGTGCCGGGTCAAGGTGTCCGGCAAGGTCAACTCCCTGGAGAAGATGCGGTCGCTGTTCGACGCCGGCGCCGAGCTGGTCGGTACGAGCTCGGGCCCGGCCATCGTCGACGGGCTCGTGGGGGACCCCGATGCCTACTGA
- a CDS encoding ribokinase, translating to MPTEDAAGAARAAVAVIGSYAKALVMTADRIPAPGETLIGRDYRGTFGGKGSDMAVQAARLGAGVSYLGVVGDDTHGAEFRALLADEGVDPVGLRVAPGESTGVGFIVKDTAGRNVIVVDPGANDSFSPADVDAAAGALTAADVALAQLEIPLPTALHALTVARAAGVTTILNPAPAVDLRGTDLTSVDVLTPNEHEAKVALGLGPDDARPPAELGRRLLALGPRAVVVTLGEAGALVVTADGDTRVAPVRVDVVDSNGAGDSFNAALAVALGEGRDLADAARFAGTVAALCCEHWETVPSYQDRATVEAFLARAETTTTTTTEASR from the coding sequence ATGCCTACTGAGGACGCCGCGGGCGCGGCACGCGCCGCCGTCGCGGTGATCGGGAGCTACGCCAAGGCCCTGGTCATGACGGCGGACCGCATCCCCGCGCCCGGCGAGACGCTGATCGGCCGGGACTACCGCGGCACGTTCGGCGGCAAGGGCTCCGACATGGCCGTGCAGGCGGCGCGGCTGGGCGCCGGGGTGTCGTACCTCGGCGTCGTCGGGGACGACACCCACGGCGCGGAGTTCCGAGCCCTGCTGGCTGACGAGGGTGTGGACCCGGTCGGGCTACGGGTCGCGCCCGGCGAGTCGACCGGCGTCGGGTTCATCGTCAAGGACACCGCGGGCCGCAACGTGATCGTCGTCGACCCGGGGGCGAACGACAGCTTCTCCCCGGCCGACGTCGACGCGGCGGCCGGCGCCCTGACCGCCGCCGACGTCGCGCTCGCCCAGCTCGAGATCCCGCTGCCCACCGCCCTGCACGCGCTCACCGTGGCGCGGGCGGCGGGCGTGACCACGATCCTCAACCCCGCGCCCGCCGTCGACCTGCGCGGGACCGACCTGACCAGCGTGGACGTGCTCACGCCCAACGAGCACGAGGCCAAGGTCGCGCTCGGCCTGGGGCCCGACGACGCCAGGCCGCCCGCCGAGCTGGGCCGGCGCCTGCTGGCCCTCGGCCCGCGCGCCGTGGTGGTCACGCTCGGCGAGGCCGGCGCCCTGGTCGTCACGGCCGACGGCGACACGCGCGTGGCGCCGGTGCGCGTCGACGTCGTCGACTCGAACGGCGCCGGCGACAGCTTCAACGCGGCCCTGGCCGTGGCCCTCGGCGAGGGCCGGGACCTGGCCGACGCGGCGCGGTTCGCCGGGACGGTCGCGGCGCTGTGCTGCGAGCACTGGGAGACGGTGCCGTCCTACCAGGACCGGGCCACGGTCGAGGCGTTCCTCGCCCGTGCCGAAACGACCACCACGACGACCACGGAGGCATCACGATGA
- a CDS encoding RbsD/FucU domain-containing protein produces the protein MRAGRILHPELARSLATLGHTDVVLVTDAGFPIPDGAHRVDLALTRGQLDVQSVLRALLDSTFFEEAHFATELKTHHPRLYGEVQDIFTGTGATFHGTTHEALIAEWAPRAKVVVRSGSFEPWANFALVASTAPFEWFDDDDVTILPAYVERRRLISEDVRPDLA, from the coding sequence ATGAGAGCCGGACGCATCCTGCACCCCGAGCTGGCCCGGAGCCTGGCCACGCTGGGACACACCGACGTGGTGCTGGTCACCGACGCGGGCTTCCCGATCCCGGACGGCGCGCACCGGGTGGACCTCGCCCTGACGCGCGGGCAGCTCGACGTGCAGTCGGTGCTGCGCGCCCTGCTGGACTCGACGTTCTTCGAGGAGGCGCACTTCGCCACCGAGCTCAAGACCCACCACCCGCGGCTGTACGGCGAGGTGCAGGACATCTTCACCGGCACCGGGGCCACCTTCCACGGCACCACGCACGAGGCGCTCATCGCCGAGTGGGCCCCGCGCGCCAAGGTCGTGGTGCGGTCCGGCTCGTTCGAGCCGTGGGCCAACTTCGCGCTGGTCGCCTCGACGGCCCCGTTCGAGTGGTTCGACGACGACGATGTGACGATCCTGCCCGCCTACGTCGAGCGGCGCCGGCTGATCAGCGAGGACGTGCGCCCCGACCTCGCCTGA
- a CDS encoding amidohydrolase family protein produces MTHTAVPDRIDAHHHLWVRARTPQPWIDPGTMGAIDADFTPDDLAEALAGQGVTGTVVVQSVPEEAETVGLLDLAARTPVVRGVVGWVDLADAGVADAVARLRSGPGGAHLAGVRSMVQAEHHPGYLDRPDLRRGIRAVAGEGLVVDLVTRHDQLPAVARLVRELPEVPFVLDHLGKPPLAGPDPTTTGDLAGWAAAIDEIAAAPNVTAKLSGLVTEASWSDWSAEGLRPAVDHALGAFGPERLMYGSDWPVSLLAARYDRWTDTLTALLAALSPAEQDAVWQATARRVYGLPGTTLPAPMTEHPTEEEDPA; encoded by the coding sequence ATGACGCACACCGCCGTGCCCGACAGGATCGACGCCCACCACCACCTCTGGGTCCGTGCGCGGACGCCGCAGCCCTGGATCGACCCCGGCACGATGGGCGCCATCGACGCCGACTTCACGCCGGACGACCTGGCGGAGGCGCTGGCGGGCCAGGGCGTGACGGGGACCGTCGTCGTCCAGTCGGTGCCGGAGGAGGCCGAGACCGTGGGCCTCCTGGACCTCGCGGCGCGCACGCCGGTCGTGCGGGGCGTGGTCGGCTGGGTGGACCTCGCGGACGCCGGGGTCGCTGACGCCGTCGCGCGGCTGCGGTCCGGTCCCGGCGGCGCCCACCTGGCCGGGGTGCGGTCGATGGTGCAGGCGGAGCATCACCCCGGCTACCTCGACCGCCCCGACCTGCGGCGGGGGATACGCGCCGTGGCCGGGGAGGGCCTGGTCGTCGACCTGGTGACCCGGCACGACCAGCTCCCCGCCGTCGCCCGGCTCGTGCGCGAGCTGCCCGAGGTGCCGTTCGTGCTGGACCACCTGGGCAAGCCGCCGCTCGCCGGCCCCGACCCCACCACGACGGGCGACCTCGCGGGCTGGGCGGCGGCCATCGACGAGATCGCGGCGGCGCCGAACGTGACGGCCAAGCTGTCCGGACTGGTCACCGAGGCGTCGTGGAGCGACTGGTCGGCCGAGGGGCTGCGGCCCGCCGTCGACCACGCGCTCGGGGCCTTCGGGCCGGAGCGCCTCATGTACGGCTCGGACTGGCCGGTCAGCCTCCTGGCCGCTCGGTACGACCGGTGGACCGACACGCTGACGGCCCTCCTGGCCGCGCTGTCGCCCGCCGAGCAGGACGCGGTCTGGCAGGCCACGGCGCGGCGCGTCTACGGCCTGCCCGGAACCACCCTGCCCGCACCCATGACGGAACACCCCACGGAAGAAGAGGACCCAGCATGA